CAAAAAGTGGACGTGAATGGGGAACGGTCTCTAGGATCACTTGTTTCTATGGGCGTCCCCCAGGGGTCAATATTAGGGCCCTTTCTTTTcctcatttatataaatgatttgcCGTACTTAGTGAGAGATCACCATGATATAGTACTGTTTGCTGACGATACTTCCCTCATTTTTAAAGTCAAACGTCACGAAGATGCCAGTGATCATGTAAACAGTGCTATATCAAAAGTAGTGCAATGGTTCAATGTCAATAACCTATTATTGAACGAGAAGAAAACCAATTATATAAAGTTCACCACTACAAATGTCAGAAATATACAAACGACTGTCACTATCAAAGACGAGGAATTGGAAATGATCAATAGTACAGTATTCCTAGGTCTGACATTAGATTCCAAGCTGCAATGGGGCCCCCACATAAATATTCTCGCAGGCAAACTTAGTTCTGCAGCATTTGCAGTATGCAAAATCCGTCACTTAACGGACGAAAAAACAGCTAGATTGGTGTATTTTAGCTACTTTCATAGTGTGATGTCATACGGCATCTTGCTTTGGGGTAATGCTGCTGAAATCAATACCAtttttgtactgcaaaagcgcgCCATTCgttcaatttataaaatgaagGTTAGAGATTCtcttagaaataagtttaaggATATTAATATACTTACTGTATACTGCCAATACATTTATGCAAATATTGTTTATGTTCATAAGCATATCAATAACTTCAAGAGAAATtgtgacatacataatattaacacaaGAAACAAGGACAAGTTAGCAATACCAACCACACGGctgcaaaaaatcaaaaattcttTTAAAGGTAATTGTGTacgattttacaataaactgccaAATAATATAACTAATCTTCCAATGAATAgatttaagaaatacattaaaagtaaattaatttgtaaatctTATTATAGCATCAAAGATTATATTAATGACAAAACTGCTTGGGACTGAGTTAAcatctgatttttatttttatattgtttttttttattattcttcgGGTTGACTTTTATtctcttgtttatatgtaatttttgaCATTGATTAATTGTTaccaattgttattatttatttcttatttaaaatccaatgaatgtttgttatatatagatatattttattttttgtacctatactgacttgtcaaaagtgcttatttttaagcctacttgaataaacgatttttgaagttgaagttgaaagcaactaccgaacaacgtcatgctctacgagcacacttaaaacttacaacgaaacttgacattggcaaaatcatcatagatttgatggaagccatattttaaaataagaagaagatacttactttactctttggtttgaaatgtcacagtatttaagaattatcTGAAATGTcacggtgttctatcggatacatttcggggagtgtgcacaggaactgcacgatctgatcccaccttcccctttccatcatcggacgtccaggcgtggggagcgaatgcacccgttcgtggtacacattccatttgttcgcactaaacggtttgcctcctcttttttgttacggacggctaaagaatggaatgcgctcccgccctctgtattccctgataaatatgacctcggtctctttaaagcaagagtgaataggctactactgaaccggtgagctccatcttaggccctgtcttcactttccatcaggtgtgactagagccaatcgccgatcagtttttaataaaaaaaaaaaaaaaaagaattatctcggttaaactttagttttttcttcgcaagtgtgatgaaaaacattgtttgtAACTCGTCGGGTCTTAAATTCCTACCcccatttccaaaatttcacttacccctcgttgcacaatgtactattatttcgcTTGTTCGGGATACAAAATCAACACTATAgtttgtatttttacaagcttttatttaacctcCAATTCCGatttcgactttcaatccggaggtcgtgggttcaaatcctggctcgtaccgatgagtttttcggaacttatgtaggtacgaaatgtcatttgatatttaccactagcttttcggtgaaggaaaacatcgtgaggaaacctgcacacatctgcgaagaaattcaaaggtgtatgtgaagtccccaatccgcattgggctagcgtggggactatagcccgagccctcttgcacatgagaggaggcctgtgcccagcagtgggacgtatataggcttaattattattattattatttatttaacctatTGAACGCCAAGACCACcaaaagtcgtcgttactagtcgtgccaacagcgccaaggacacctataggtgttaGTGTCAAAgcaaccttcacactttcgagcaAGGTTTACATTGGCTCGCTTGCGCCCCGGATCCTGGGGTTTGAGTGATGTTATGaatgcgaatttcggttttcacggtaggccccctgagccgaacggagccgagaatgcccgaaaggaggagtgtcgccccactggtgTTAGTCCTAAATACCTGAATTCTTCAGCCTCGGGCAAGTTGGCGGCGGGCCCTTTGTCGATGATGTTTAGTGCGTGCTCCTGGTTCAGGATGAAGCCGAAACACAGCTTCTCTTCATACCTACAATACAAAAATTATGCTTAAATAAGGGATTTtcatactataaataaaacaaatattcagggacaatattacatatatcgacCTAAACTacagcttgtactatgggtacagtcaagtgtaaaaatatgggtgtacacatcttactcaaaaatatgtcccaaagcatcttattccagtgtaataagagtgtagtgccatatttatgagacgattctctcgatacatatttttgcagctgactgtactagacaacgatttacatatgtatataggtaaatacatagaaaacacgcatgacTTTGAGGAACatatatctgtgttcatcacacaaataaatgcccttaccgggattcgaacccgggaccatcagtttcataggcagggtggcccactaggccagaccggtcatcctATTATGCTTACAGGCGCCATCTATCCAAGCATGGTTACTGTTAAAACCAtgttgccctgttagtatgtatgtatgtgtgtatgtttgtgtgggtcaaatcttggatgCTAAATtcgacccacttcccggtttccgattgagttgaaattttgcttacatatgtaagtcggtgacaatgcaatattatggtaccatggaACTCATCTGATGATAAAGACAGGAGATCGCCGTgggaactctgtaataaaacaacgaaaGGTGTTGGGGGTTTTTAGGAATTTTTgcctaaaatttaatttttgattatgATGGTAAAACGGAATTTATACAAGACTTGGGCAGATCATTTCAATATTGTCCATGTGAACTCACCCATCTCGAACCTTCTCATACGTCTTCCCAACAGGCCAGGAGAAGTCAGCCTCCACAATCGGCAGTATCAGATCCACTCTACAAGTTAAGCCTTTTGCTAGAAGAGAGTGTAGAGTTTCCACTACTAGAGGTAGCTCGTCTATGCCATAGTTCACTTTGGAGTCTAGAGGTGCTTTATCTAGAACTGCTTGCTTCAGTTTTGGGAAGTTTTTAAACCTGGaaggaaaataatttaataagtttaaattaaatataattaagagTGAAGAATAGCTTTTTTAATCTAGTGaagtaacataatttttttatgaaattccatttcaggagaattcaactaactaaatcttaataaatcactgtgattttgatgtcaatcgcttcagcataatataggttttataagtttcgcttttatgaaaaaaaaatctttttgttttgcaaaaatgaaaaaaaaaaaacggttctCGACTTTCTTGTCTGATGTAGTATTACTGCCACCCTGAAACAGCGAAGATTGCGGTGGCTAGGCCATGTTCTACATATGGACCCAGATAGACTTCCCTGGGCAGTGATGCTGAGTGAAGTGGTATCAAGCACTTACCTCAAAATGTAATCATACTGCAGTAATGGCGTCACCGGTGTCATAAACAACGGTATAAAACTATTCACACTGCCATCATCCAACATATCCACCACCAACACCTCCCACCTCATATGTCCTAACACTCATATATTGTAGTAGCAAGTGGTATCAAGCACTTACCTCAAAATGTAATCATACTGCAGTAATGGCGTCACCGGTGTCATAAACAACGGTATAAAACTATTCACACTGCCATCATTCAACATATCCACCACCAATACCTCCCACCTCATATGTCCTAACACTCATATATTGTAGTAGCAAGTGGTATCAAGCACTTACCTCAAAATGTAATCATACTGCAGTAATGGCGTCACCGGTGTCATAAACAACGGTATGAAGCTGTTCACACTACCATCATCTAACATATCAACCGCTAAGCTCGCCTCACGCTTCAACGCCTCATATGTTCCAGCACTCATCTGCCAGCAAATATTGTAGGAACCAGTAATATCGAGGAATACTACGGGGAAGTTGAACTCTGAGACCGGTGGAGAGCTGGTGTCTTTATTGAGGGAGATGCCTTTGGCCCATTGGGAGGTTTCTGAAAATGGATTTTTTATTGTGAGTGACAAAATGATATGAAGAGTATTCTTtaacttagggcctgtttcacaatgtccaagtaaagtattggatggctaattaacaaataaactaaCTGCCAGAaaaaaacttcctgcaaaacttagcactttatcgaTCAGTTAAGCTTAtctgaagattgtgaaacgccaacaatgactttattttattgtcagataagtggcaagtagcttattcagggcgttacttggatattgtgaaCCAGGCCCTTAGTGGTTCTTAAAATTGTTTACAGGACACATGGTGCTACATTCCCGCACTGGTGGGGAGAATTTGCACCTTCCATGAGCACCTTCCGTGGCTATGTCAAAATTTTTAAGCACCATATGCACTGTAAAATCTCTCTCACCACTCCTTGTGAATTTCCAAATtgttcacacttgtatcgtaaataactattatataccACAGTGATTTGGAAGAGCCTTGGAAACATAAATAGGTAACacatacatttataataaaataaaaaaaagtaaataaaatgaacatCCAATCAACTACTCAATTGTCGTTATTTAAGCTGTATCtatgaggtgtgccaataatgTGCTATTCATCTTCCAATAGCCAAGTAATTACTGAAGTGACCCATAACTCACTTAGTGAGTTTAAAACTTCTCTTTTCTCCAACTTGAGAATTGcaaaaacaaattgaaaatcTTTACTTACTTAATGAAATCCAGACATTCCTAATAATCTGATAACTgctcataatattatttatcctCTTTATCTGAACAAGATGTGCAACCAGCATACTGATGATAAACCCTGACACTTGCAGCTTTCTTTGCCGAAGCCATATTTTCAGCAACACTACCGCTTGCTTTAAATTTTCACTATTACTTAAGGTTTCCTTTAGAAAATCTATATTCGCTGATGCTGTTATATCGGAGAGAACACTACTGTTGTAGTATGGGGTAGGAGGTCCAACATCGGAGTTGTTTTCATTCTCTTTATTTAATAACCATGTCTCTCTTAAATTGTTACGGCTAGGGCCGAATCGGTGCAGTTTATATGCTTCAGCTTCACAAGCTATGTGAATCCGGGCTGTTATGGAGTTCCCCAACTTTCCAACAGGTTTTAAATCCAGGACTGGATGTGTTTGACATCCGTTTAAAAACGAATATGATAGGTCTTCAAGAGTTTCTAGTGTTTTCAAGTGTGACGCTGTGTATGCTAAATATGCTGCCCGTTTTTTATGATATCTGTAGTTTATTGAGTCGTTTTTGGTGTAAGTCTCTGCGGGTACAGTTATTTGTATATCTATTACCAATTTGGAGTTTATAGGACAGCCTAAGGCATATGAACCAACCAGTTCAACACTTTTAAACTTGTGAAATTTAAAGACACATTTTGTCTTGTCTAGCTGATTGTTCACCGGTAATTTAACCTTGAGCTTCTTAACTAAGGTTTTTTCAGTTAAATCATATTCTGTGTCATCCTCAGGGATATCTTCTAGATGCTTTTTTAAACCTTCAAACCAAGTTTGTATTTTCTTCTCAGTTTTCTCTTTCAACTTAACCTCTTGTAATATTTCCTCTATTTGGAGACGGAATAAGTTTGAGTTGAACAAGTTCTCGGTTTCCTGAAGTCTATTTAGTTCGTTGACAGTCGGTTGCCGATACAAACTTTTAGTTTTTAAGCGTTTCTTCGCGGGCTCTGATTTCTTTGATTCGCTTTCATTTAACAACTGGCATGACTCTTCATCCTCTGATATAGAGGCTTTAGCACCCTAAAACAATTATACAGTATTTACAGAACGAATTAATTCAAACATGTGTTAATTTCACTTCAGACGTGGTAATTGTTAAGCATTAAGCATCGGACTACGTAAATTATAACAAACAGAGTAATATTTAGCCCCTGTACTTACTCTCTTCACCATTGTCACAATTTACAGGATAAATAAGCTTTATTAAACAGTAATTCATGAGAGAATATAGGTTATTCAGACGTAAACAACGTGCGACAGCATGAAACGTTGAAACGAAACTAAATGAAACTTTTGACACATATCGAGTGCGTTCAGAAACTTTAAACTTTTAGCCTACACCGATTGGTATTCAAGGTTTTTTTGTAATGTCCCATTTACTTTCACctaaaaactattaaaactttatttagatAGTGTTAATTtgcttaaattttaaattaaatttcactAAGAGAGTAGAAACTTGATAGAAACAAAAACCTtgttatttataagttaaaCTATCGGAACGCTTGCTGTCTTATCACTTTTGACGTATACGGTTCATTCAACACTTTTTCGGTTCATTCTCaagattattaaattaatgaagGCATGGAGAAATATatcgtagtgattatatgctctttgagtCCGGCAAAccgatgtcctataataaaaaaaattaacagtaaataagaaaaaactatactcatatGTTTTAAGTGCTAGCACTAGCGTAAGACAGACCGTATGATTCTcactgtctatgtttgaaatgacagTCGCAagctcctagtgagtattgtattctttggtcCCTAGCCAAactatattgtataataaacttaatcatatagtttggcaagccatttcgtcagtagaaaaggcggtaaatttataaaaatgtaggcgcgaaggattGTTTTCCCATGGACAttaaattcgcgcctttttctactgacaaggtgGGTTTGCCGGGCCAGTGTTTCTGTATTGTCCCcaagatatattaaattattgtctgTATGGATATGGATGAATGAGGCGCTAGCTTGACagctatagtctgtcaaacaactttgtcagtacaaaaaggtgcgaaattcagattttctatgggacgataacccttcgcacCTACACTTTTTTAATTGGCTGCTCTTTTCTACTAATgaaaatggcttgacagactataattgttattttataatattcaataaaatgccaacagttttaaacaaaattatattaacaaaGTATTATGT
This region of Cydia pomonella isolate Wapato2018A chromosome 17, ilCydPomo1, whole genome shotgun sequence genomic DNA includes:
- the LOC133527031 gene encoding nucleolar protein 6, with translation MVKRGAKASISEDEESCQLLNESESKKSEPAKKRLKTKSLYRQPTVNELNRLQETENLFNSNLFRLQIEEILQEVKLKEKTEKKIQTWFEGLKKHLEDIPEDDTEYDLTEKTLVKKLKVKLPVNNQLDKTKCVFKFHKFKSVELVGSYALGCPINSKLVIDIQITVPAETYTKNDSINYRYHKKRAAYLAYTASHLKTLETLEDLSYSFLNGCQTHPVLDLKPVGKLGNSITARIHIACEAEAYKLHRFGPSRNNLRETWLLNKENENNSDVGPPTPYYNSSVLSDITASANIDFLKETLSNSENLKQAVVLLKIWLRQRKLQVSGFIISMLVAHLVQIKRINNIMSSYQIIRNVWISLKTSQWAKGISLNKDTSSPPVSEFNFPVVFLDITGSYNICWQMSAGTYEALKREASLAVDMLDDGSVNSFIPLFMTPVTPLLQYDYILRFKNFPKLKQAVLDKAPLDSKVNYGIDELPLVVETLHSLLAKGLTCRVDLILPIVEADFSWPVGKTYEKVRDGYEEKLCFGFILNQEHALNIIDKGPAANLPEAEEFRGFWGDKSELRRFQDGSITETCVWEGDTLSERRSIPRQIVEYLLKMKYDIPPTDLFHILEQLNSLTTRKQYTREKRIESEESALAALQAADDLRRDLRALTQLPLDVSAVYGTSSVFSYCDPTPPLPAPPYNPWRRGGTCLIKDIEKDGVFQAPEFVPVCETVVELGHSGKWPGELEAFRCLKAAFNLQIADRLNKQFDLPTQAYPTHIDVLKNGLVFRLVIAHPKEITLLRREVENGVVKFKESEESIKLQRDTVLLPRLRGALHGLHQRHPSFGVSACLLQRFLSAHLLAPQFPARAASLLAARVFLSAPAAPLLGFMRSLRLLCETDWGSEMVVLDFNGDMKREELLEIETKFSQRDSTAPYMYIVTSYDGDLPSVWTMQAPTKHTVLRAQALARNTLTYMENKLMKDMLDNVLSIFVPSYAGYDVLIHLHPSLTPYLSERVDVKPKPKPLPDGAGDVIPVVQFNPVRRYLDELTSAYSDFALFFHDYYGGEIIAVLWKPDIGDEKEFQVANASALRPTGNGDKYKVNTAAIIEDFKILGAGLVKHVTVNN